The following are encoded together in the Mesoplasma sp. JKS002658 genome:
- the oppC gene encoding oligopeptide ABC transporter permease OppC, which translates to MSKLDQQQIKNFDDNHDVKYHDLDKDLFVVAGEETAENERLSSKPYSYWKSVAKLLFKSKVFLVCLVLLITFIVLMFVVPAGKIVNPIVSDAPGHGSPAAPSTRYVFGLGLQGEDYWIQIWAGMKTTLLFAFLITVIQLVLGIVLGSIWGYYRKSDLFFIQITNLLSIVPSLIMLLFVIFLLKPGYWPVILGVSIQAWITMASTIRVQIILVKNTDYNTASMALGSSSQKIIRRNILPKILPVIVQTGTFAIPNAISLDATLSFLGFGYINLADRKKTSLGTIINNVMAGSQWQEYPHLIILPVVLITAVSVIFFLVGKVFADSLDPKNHR; encoded by the coding sequence ATGTCAAAATTAGATCAACAACAGATTAAAAACTTTGATGATAATCATGATGTCAAATACCACGATCTTGACAAAGATTTGTTTGTTGTTGCGGGTGAAGAAACTGCTGAAAACGAACGTTTGTCTTCAAAACCATATAGTTATTGAAAATCTGTGGCTAAACTTTTGTTTAAGTCAAAAGTTTTTCTTGTCTGCTTAGTATTGTTGATTACTTTTATTGTTTTGATGTTTGTTGTTCCTGCAGGAAAAATTGTTAATCCAATTGTTTCTGATGCTCCTGGTCATGGAAGTCCAGCAGCCCCCAGCACCCGTTATGTTTTTGGTTTAGGGTTACAAGGTGAAGATTATTGAATCCAAATTTGAGCAGGAATGAAAACAACTCTGTTATTTGCTTTCTTGATTACTGTAATTCAGTTGGTTTTAGGAATTGTGCTTGGTTCAATTTGGGGTTACTACCGTAAATCCGACCTATTCTTTATTCAAATTACCAATTTATTATCAATTGTTCCTTCTTTGATTATGCTTTTGTTTGTAATCTTCTTATTAAAGCCTGGTTATTGACCAGTGATTTTAGGAGTCAGCATTCAAGCTTGAATTACAATGGCTTCAACGATTCGAGTACAGATTATCTTGGTTAAAAATACTGATTATAATACTGCTTCAATGGCGTTAGGAAGTAGTTCACAAAAGATTATTCGCCGCAACATTTTACCAAAAATCTTACCAGTAATCGTTCAAACTGGAACTTTTGCTATTCCTAACGCAATTAGTTTAGATGCGACACTGTCTTTCTTAGGATTTGGTTATATTAATTTAGCTGACCGGAAAAAAACTAGTTTAGGAACAATTATTAATAATGTGATGGCAGGATCACAATGACAAGAATATCCGCATTTAATCATTTTACCAGTAGTTTTAATTACTGCAGTTTCAGTAATCTTCTTCTTGGTGGGTAAAGTTTTTGCCGACTCTTTGGATCCAAAGAATCATCGCTAG
- the oppD gene encoding oligopeptide ABC transporter ATP-binding protein OppD, translating into MPKKQRVVLSIQDLVVKFRVRGRSLTAIRNISFDIYEGETVAIVGESGSGKSVLTKTLTDMLEANGYIAQGSIGYYPSMATKQDLNAEIRQDVDLVQYHRNALDSVSRTIIRRANKRNIRDLKKQLATLMKRNPRSELLKLQVVDNRKKLVFQSQEENKGLVEPEEGTFEALEELELQVNQVDPQKMFQIQTLEKQIQTLEQESYNFEPLKPKKHHFIQQGVDLLVEAFSEQSENKLSSSTRDLIQDYYEKLINLKLLKTTEVYLKRAFEKILATKKAKLSVEEVDFISETWSLEKRRLWTKKIKSEGDLKRLRGGTIATVFQDPMTSLNPLLTIGYQLIEAILAHQDVSHQQAKLQAISLLEKVGIPNAEKRMKDIPGQYSGGMRQRVVIAIALACKPKILICDEPTTALDVTIQAQILNLIKDLKKEYGFTVLFITHDLGVVANIADRVAVVYAGQIIEYGLTKEIFEDPKHPYTWALLSSLPQLGKAGEDLFAIDGTPPSLFNKIHGDAFAPRNKYALSIDYLYEPPFFKVSSTHFAKTWLLDSRAPEINKPVELNRLKEAIQAQKVGD; encoded by the coding sequence ATGCCAAAAAAACAAAGAGTTGTTCTTTCAATTCAAGATTTAGTTGTTAAGTTTCGGGTACGAGGAAGAAGTTTGACTGCGATTCGAAACATTAGTTTTGATATTTATGAGGGTGAGACTGTAGCGATTGTAGGAGAATCAGGATCAGGAAAGTCTGTGTTAACTAAAACTTTAACTGATATGTTAGAAGCAAATGGTTATATTGCTCAAGGCAGTATTGGGTATTATCCATCGATGGCAACTAAACAAGATTTGAACGCAGAAATTCGCCAAGATGTCGATTTAGTTCAATATCATCGCAACGCTTTAGATAGTGTTAGTCGAACAATTATCCGTCGAGCAAATAAAAGAAATATCCGCGACTTAAAAAAACAATTAGCAACTTTAATGAAACGAAATCCTCGTAGTGAACTTTTAAAACTTCAAGTGGTTGATAATCGAAAAAAACTTGTCTTTCAATCTCAAGAAGAAAATAAAGGGTTGGTTGAACCTGAAGAAGGTACTTTTGAAGCTTTAGAAGAACTTGAATTACAAGTTAATCAGGTTGATCCTCAAAAAATGTTTCAAATTCAAACCCTAGAAAAACAAATTCAAACTTTAGAGCAAGAAAGTTATAATTTTGAACCTTTGAAACCAAAAAAACATCACTTCATTCAACAAGGAGTTGATTTGTTGGTCGAAGCTTTTAGTGAACAAAGCGAGAATAAACTTTCTTCATCAACCCGAGATTTAATTCAAGATTATTATGAAAAACTTATAAATTTGAAGCTGTTAAAAACTACTGAAGTCTACTTAAAACGTGCTTTTGAGAAAATTTTAGCAACCAAAAAAGCTAAATTAAGCGTTGAAGAAGTTGACTTTATTTCTGAAACTTGAAGTTTAGAAAAACGACGTTTATGAACCAAGAAAATTAAATCAGAAGGTGATTTAAAACGATTAAGAGGAGGAACAATCGCTACAGTCTTTCAAGACCCGATGACAAGTCTAAACCCTTTATTAACAATTGGATATCAATTGATCGAAGCGATTCTTGCTCATCAAGATGTGTCTCATCAACAAGCAAAACTCCAAGCGATTTCTTTATTAGAAAAAGTCGGAATTCCTAATGCTGAAAAACGGATGAAAGATATTCCTGGGCAATATTCTGGAGGAATGCGTCAACGGGTGGTAATTGCCATTGCTTTGGCATGTAAACCAAAAATTCTAATTTGTGATGAACCAACCACTGCTCTGGATGTAACTATTCAAGCGCAAATTTTAAATCTGATTAAAGATTTAAAAAAAGAATACGGTTTCACAGTTCTTTTCATTACTCACGATTTAGGAGTTGTTGCCAACATTGCTGATCGCGTAGCAGTTGTGTATGCAGGACAAATTATTGAGTATGGTTTAACTAAAGAGATTTTTGAAGATCCAAAACACCCTTATACTTGAGCCTTACTTTCTTCTTTGCCACAGTTGGGAAAAGCTGGTGAAGATTTATTTGCAATTGATGGAACCCCACCCTCTTTATTTAATAAAATTCATGGCGATGCGTTTGCACCAAGAAATAAATATGCTTTAAGTATTGATTATTTATATGAACCACCATTTTTCAAAGTGAGTTCGACCCACTTTGCTAAAACTTGATTATTAGATTCTCGGGCTCCTGAAATTAACAAGCCTGTGGAGCTAAACCGGTTAAAAGAAGCAATTCAAGCACAGAAGGTAGGTGATTAG